Sequence from the Azospirillaceae bacterium genome:
AGTCCGGAATCCCGGCGTGGATGGAGGCCTGCCGCGCCGGAGCCTGACCCAGGCCCGCCGGCAGCACGCAGCCCATCAGGACCTCGGACACCTGGCCGGGCGCGACACCGGCACGGTCGAGGGCCGCCTTGATGGCAACCGCCCCAAGCTGCGGTGCGGCCACGCTGCTCAGCTCGCCTTGGAAACCACCCATTGGAGTACGGGCGGCACCGACGATAACGATGGGATCCTCGGTCATGACATTCCTCCGAAAGCCAGGGCGCCGATCTTCGTGTCGGCTGTGCGGTGTCGGGCAATCAGGTCGGCGAGCGCCGTGCGCGCGAATTCGGCCGCGCGCGGATCGGACATCAGACGTTGTTGCACGCCATAGCCGTAGGCAAGAGCCTGGAGTTCGAAGGCCACGCGCGCCGGATCGGTGTCGGCGCGAAGATGGCCTTCCGCGACCGCGCCGCGCACGGCCTGCACCAGCGTGTCCTGCCAGATCTGCTGACGGCGCACGAAATAGTCGCGCAGCGGGCCGGGCCGGTCGTCGAGTTCCAGTCCGGCGGCCTGAATGGGACAACCGCCGGGGAGCCCCGAATCCTTGATCCAGGCCAGCCAATTGAGGACCAGCGCCTCCAGGCGGGGCAGTCCCCGCGGCTGCCGCAGGGCCGGGCGGACGATGCGGTCCACGAACCGCTCCACCGCCTCTTCCAGGACGGCGAGCTGCAACGCCTCCTTGGACCCGAAATGGGCGAAAAGCCCGGACTTCGACAAGTTCAGCCGCGCCGCCAGCGAGCCGATGGACAACCCTTCCAGGCCCTCCACGCTCGCCACTTGAAGCGCCGCGTCAACGATCGTTCCGCGCGTCTGTTCACCTTTTCGCATCGTTCGTATTTATTGAACGGTCGTTCGTATTTCCACCCCCCTCAAGAGGGGTGCGACCATGGGGCGGTTTCGTGCCGGAAAGGCCGCACCGCTGCCCAACCACCGCCGCAAAGGGCGGATTGGATCGGAGCGAACGAAACCCGCGGGATACAACCCCATGCGCCGTCTCATCCCCCTTGCCTTGGTTCTGGTCGCAACCGTCGCGGTGCCTGTCCACGGAGCGGATGCCCAGGATCTGGTCCTGAAGCGCGTGCTGCTGTCCACGGGCGGGGTCGGCTATTTCGAGCACGAGGCCGAGGTGGACGGCGACGCCCTGCTGACGCTGGCCGTCCGCCGGGACCAGGTGGACGATGTGCTGAAGAGTCTGGTCGTCTACGACGACAGGGGCGGGATCGGCGGCGTCACCCTGCCGGGCGAGGCGGCGCCGGACGACGCGTTCCGCGACCTGCCCTTCGGGCCGGAGGCGCTGGAGCACCCGGCCATTCTGCTGAATGCCCTGCGGGGGGCCGAGGTCCGTGTGCAGGGTCCGACCGCCATGGCGGGGCGCATCCTCTCGGCGGTGCCCGAGACATCGACCGCCGGCGGCGACGCCACCATTGTCCGGCACCGTGTGACGCTGATGGGCCCGGACGGGCTGCGGTCGTTCCTGCTGGAGGAAGCCGACGGGCTGGCGTTCGCCGATGCCGCGCTGACCGAGCGGTTCGGCCGGGCACTGGCGGCACGGGTGCGGGAGGCCGAGACCGGTGCGCGCAGGCTGGCCATCGCCACCCGCGGCCCGGGCCGTCGCACGGTGCGTGTGGCCTATGTCGTGGCCGCACCGCTGTGGAAGTCCACCTACCGTCTGACCCTGGATGCCGCCGGCGGTGCGAACGGACACGGCCGCCTGCAAGGCTGGGCGGTGCTGGAAAACATGACCGGCACGGACTGGCCCGACGTGCAGCTGACCCTGGCCTCCGGCGACCCGGTGACCTTCCGCCAAGCCATCTACCAGGCCTACTACGTGAAGCGGCCGGAGGTGCCGGTGGAGGTGATGGGCCGCATCCTGCCGCCGGTGGATCCGGGGGGCGTGCCCGTGCCGGCGGCATCCGCACCGACCATCCTGCCCGCCCCGGCGGCACCGGCTCCCGGAGAGTTCCAAGGACCGGCCCAAGGACCGACCGGGGGGCCGGAGGGCGCCGCCCGGGCGCAGGCGCAGGATCTGGCCGCACCGGAAGCGGCTCGGTCCGCCATGG
This genomic interval carries:
- a CDS encoding TetR/AcrR family transcriptional regulator encodes the protein MRKGEQTRGTIVDAALQVASVEGLEGLSIGSLAARLNLSKSGLFAHFGSKEALQLAVLEEAVERFVDRIVRPALRQPRGLPRLEALVLNWLAWIKDSGLPGGCPIQAAGLELDDRPGPLRDYFVRRQQIWQDTLVQAVRGAVAEGHLRADTDPARVAFELQALAYGYGVQQRLMSDPRAAEFARTALADLIARHRTADTKIGALAFGGMS
- a CDS encoding DUF4139 domain-containing protein, which produces MRRLIPLALVLVATVAVPVHGADAQDLVLKRVLLSTGGVGYFEHEAEVDGDALLTLAVRRDQVDDVLKSLVVYDDRGGIGGVTLPGEAAPDDAFRDLPFGPEALEHPAILLNALRGAEVRVQGPTAMAGRILSAVPETSTAGGDATIVRHRVTLMGPDGLRSFLLEEADGLAFADAALTERFGRALAARVREAETGARRLAIATRGPGRRTVRVAYVVAAPLWKSTYRLTLDAAGGANGHGRLQGWAVLENMTGTDWPDVQLTLASGDPVTFRQAIYQAYYVKRPEVPVEVMGRILPPVDPGGVPVPAASAPTILPAPAAPAPGEFQGPAQGPTGGPEGAARAQAQDLAAPEAARSAMGDPTPAPAVIAAAEGQEAAAQVLFRLPAPITVPHGHSALVPLLDREVPAAPVAQFRSDIHPRHPFAAVRLRNTDPSGLPSGVLALYVRDAQGQVAYAGDARLGPLPSGEERMLGFALDTRLAVERNDFGEETVTGGTIVDGVLRLTALERMRTTYTIKGAANEARRVVIEHPRLDGWELSAGGTEPGTGPDDAVQTIPGHWRVARDVPAGQTVTLTLAAERPRSEDIALLGLSPEQVQAFASGRNLPEPVRQALARLAELQAEVVRNRRAVDEAEREMNAITADQERLRQNLAAVPKDGDLARRYLGQLRQQEDRLDALRRTQANARTATDAARARLEDYVRGLKL